The DNA region TGCGGCGGGCCCGCGAAATGCGCTCCGGTGGTGGCGATCACGGGCAGTCCGGCCCGGTCGGCGAGGGCGAGCAGGCGGGCGTTGCGCTCGTCGTCCTCGGGGATGCCGTGGTGGGTGAGTTCGACGCTCACGTGGTCGCGGCCGAATCGTTCGATCAGCTCGCGCAGCGCCGCCTCGGCGGCCGCGTCACTCTGCCGCAGCGCTTGCCGCACCGCCCCTTTGCGGCAGCCGGTGAGGATGTGCCAGTGCCCGCCCGCGGCTGCGGTGAGCCGGTCCAGGTCGTAGCGCAGAATGCCCTTCTCGCCCGCCGCCATGTGCGCGGCGGCCATTTCCCGGGAGAGCCGCCGGTAGCCTTCCTGCCCGCGCGCCAGCACCAGCAGGTGTGGTCCGGCCGGGTCGGGGGTGCCGGTGCGGGGTTCGGAATTCAGTGCGTCCGACTCGGATTCGCGGCCGCGCCGCCGCGGTGCCGCGCCGCGTCCGCGGGGCGCGAGGTGCGCTCCGGCCCGGGCCGCGGTGCCGATGGACAGCTCGGCCCCGAAGATGGTCGGCATCCGCCATTCCCGGGCGGCTTCGGCGAAGCGCACCACCCCGTAGAACCCATCGTGATCGGTGAGCGCGAGAGCCTCGAGCCCGAGCCGCACCGCCTCTTCCACCAGTTCCTCGGGCTGGCTGGCGCCGTCGAGGAAGCTGTAGGCCGAGTGGGTGTGCAGTTCGGCATAGGGCACCGTTGACCTGGCGGCCCGCTCGAGTTCCCCGGCCTCGTATTTCTCGCGTTTCCGTGACCAGGCCGGGCTGTCGCCGCCGTCGCCGTCGATCCGTTTGCGCGCCGGGTCGGGGCGCCCGGACAGCACCCGTTCCATTTCCGCCCATGTCGGCGGGCCGTTGCCCCAGCCCATGGCCCACCTCCTCCGCGATCCGACCGGTCTCGAGTATCGAACATACATTCGAAACCGATCGGTCTCTACGGCGGCACGCCAATCCATCGTGGCGCAGTAACTTACTTTGGAGTAAGTTCGAGGCAATTCCACCTGCAAGGGAGCAGCGATGAGTGATCACTCGGATGACAACGGCACCGGTTACCTGGCTCGCAGGCGCGCTCGCCGCGATCTGACCGGCAAGCACGTGGTGATCACCGGCGCATCCTCCGGCATCGGCCGCTCGGCCGCGCTCGCCGCCGCGCAGAAGGGCGCGCTCGTCATCCTGCTGGCCCGGCGCGCCGACGAACTGTCCACCGTGGTGGACGAGATCGCCGCCGCGGGCGGCGCCGCCTTCGGCTACCCGTGCGACATCACCGACCAGGACTCGGTCGACCGCACCATCGAGGCCATCCTCGCCGCGCACGGCCACGTCGACATGCTGGTCAACAATGCCGGCCGCTCCATCCGCCGCGCCGTGCACCGCTCCACCGGCCGCATGCACGACTTCGAACGCACCATGGCCGTCAACTACTTCGGCGCGGTCCGCATGACCCTGGGCCTGCTGCCCGGCATGCGGGAACGCAAGGACGGCCACATCGTGAACATCTCCAGCGCCGGCGTCCAGGTCGCCACCCCGCGCTTCGCCGCCTACCTGGCCAGCAAGGCCGCCCTCGACAAGTTCGCCGAGGTGACCGCCGCCGAAATGCGGGCCAGCAACATCACTTTCACCACCATCCACATGCCCCTGGTCCGCACCCCCATGATCACTCCCAGCGGCGACCAGGGCACCGGCACCCAATCCCCCGAATGGGCCGCCGCCCTCATCATCCGCGCCCTCACCGAACGCCCCCGCCGCATCGACGTCCCCCTCGGCACCCTCGCCGAATACGGCAACCTGGTCGCCCCCGGCATCAAGGAGCGCGTCCTGCACCGCTACTACCGCGCCATCCCCGACTCCCCCGCCGCCAAGGGCGAAGCGGTCACCGAGCCGGAAACCACCGACGTGGAAATCATTGCCCCGCAACGCCACCGCCGCAGTGTCCCGCCCGCGGTCCGCGCCACCGGCACCGCCCTGCGCCGCGCCGCCCGCCTGGTCCCGGGCACCCACTGGTAGGCGATCCCAGGAAAGCGGTTACCGCTCAGTCGAGTTGGCGGAGCCGGTCCAGCACCACCGCGGTAGCGGGTTTCGGGCGCGCGCCGCAGCTGGCCTGGCGGGGCGAGTAGGCGGCCGTACGGGTGGTGACCAGCCAGCGGCGGCCGTCGCGGTGGGTCACCAGAGCCGCGCCCGCGAAAGTGGTGGGGTCGGTGGAGTGTTCGGCATCGCCGGCGGCAGGTTCGACGGTGAGGTCGTCGATACCGGCGGCCGGGTCCGTGTCGCCGGAGGCGGTGGTCCGGCCGCTACTGTCGCCGGGCGCGGTGACCCGGGTGAAGGTGGCGTCGGCGATGCGCTGGCGGACCGCGACTTCCGCGACCTGCTCGACCGGCGTGTAGCAGCTGCGGCCACGCAGGCCGGTGAGGGAGACCTCGCCCTTGTCGGCGGCGGCGAGCATGGTGTGGGCCGAATCCTCGTCCAGGCGACCGTAGGTGAGGCCGGTCGGCAGGACGATGACGGCGGGGGCGAAGCGGTGGCCGCCGGTGTGGGAGCACTCCCACACCCGATCCGGGTGGGCGGCGGCCAGGCTCGCGGCGATGGGGCGGCCCAGCAGTGCGCAGCATTGATCGCGTTTGCCGTGGGCGCACACCAGCACCAGCGGATCCGTCACGGCCGCACCGATTCCGGGGGCGGGTCCGTTGAGCAGGTGCAGATCCAAGTCCAGGAGTTCGCGCAGGTCGGTGATCTCGAGCCGCTCGCACCAGGAGCCCTCGGGCCGGGAACTGGCGAGCAGAACGGTTCGCGCGCCGGTGAATTCATGGCGGCCGGGCCGCCGGATCAGGGTGGGCCGCACATGCGCGGCTTTGGTGCGGGCCGCCAGTTCAGGGGTGATGTCGGGCCCGAGGACCTGGTCGCCGATCACGTCGCGACCCCACGCCCCGGACTGTTCGACGCACAGCCACCCGGTGATGCGGGTCGCGCTGCCGGGTAGGGGAACCTCCAGCGCGGCAGCCGAACACGACAATCCCTCGAACCCCGTCACAGTCGTCCCTCGGTCACAGCGGTTTCCCGTCGATCAATTTCGCGATGACCTGCTCCAGCCGCCGCTGCCGGGTCTCCGGCCGCACCGCGCTGCCCAGGTGGTATCCGACCGCGAGGCGCGACTGCGTGGGCAGCGTCTCGAAGAAGGCCGCCGCGTCCGGATACCGGGCCAGCGCGTCGAGGAAGTCCCGGGGCAGATCCCGGCCGACGGCATTGTCCCAGCGGCCGTCTTCCTTGGCCTGATCCACTTCGGCCTGCCCGGCCGGATGCATGAGGCCGGACTCGATCAGCTCGCCCGCCAGCCCCACATTGCGCTGTGACCACTGGCTGCGCCGGCGGCGCGGGGTGAATCCCATGACGAAGAAGTCGTCGTCGAGTTTCCTGGACTGTCCGTCGATCCAGCCGAAGCACAGGGCCTGCCGGAGCGCGCCGTCATAGTCGAGTGAAGCGTAGGCCGAGCCCTGCTTCGCGAACTTCAGCCAAATGCCGTCCACCGCCGCGTGATTGGCCGACAGCCAGTCCCGGAACGAGGGCTCGTCGGGAAACCACAGCGTGGGACGCTCGGATGTGGACACCGTTCAACTCTAGATACCGGCAGCTCAGTGGCCCAGGAAGGGGAGCACTTCGGCCTCGAAGGCAGGGTAGCTGTCGCGGTGGATGCTGTGGCCGCAGTCGAAGGCCCGGACGGTGCAGTCGGCCAGGCCGGCGCGCAGCTGCTCGAGCTTGCCCGGGTCCACCATGCCGCCGGGTCCGCCGCGCAGGAACAGGGTGGGTGCGGTGATGTCGGACAGTCCTTCCCACCATTCGGGGTACGGCTTGCGGAACTGCTCGAACATGGTCCCGGTCATGGATCGGTCGAAGGCCAGGACCGCACGCGGGTGCCGGATCACGCTGGTGGTGGCGTGCCACAGTTCGGGGATCGTCGGGAACCGCCGGGTGAGGCTCAGCTGTTCGTCGCCGGAGCGCAGCGGCAGCGGCTGTTCCTCGATGACCAAGCGCCGCACCAGTTCCGGGCGTTGCATCGCGACCCAGGAGCTCGCGTATCCGCCGAGGGAGTGGCCGACCAGGTCGACGGTGTCCAGGCCGAGCCGGTCGCACAGGTGCAGGACGTCGTTGGCGAATTCCGGTAGCAGATAGGACGCGGTGTGCGCGCTGCGTCCGTGCCCGCGCAGGTCGGGGATGATCACCCGCCGTCCGCGTCGCACCAGTTGGGCGGCGAACCGGTCCCAGGTGTGCCCGTCGCCGCCCAGACCGTGGACGAGGAGCACCGGCGTGTCGCTGTAGAGATGCCCGCCTGTCGCCCCGGAATCCCGATAGGCGATCGACACGTCATCGAACTCGACCCGGGTGACCGTTGACTCCACAATCGTCCAGAGTACGGATCGCTGGGAGGTCGCCGCCGCAATTTGTGCGCTCCGCCATATCGAATACAGATACGGTTGCCTATTCATTCACTTGACGAATGAATGCGGAACTGCGCAGGTCCAGGCGTGATGCCAAGCCGTTTGCTCTGTGAAATAGATCACTTTCACATTTTTCGGTAATCGGTCAGCCCTGACGGTAGCGTGATCCCCGATTTAGCAATACTTGTTTGTCGGGGAAATATGGTTCTCAATGCTGCCGCCCCCGCGGTCGAACTCGATGAACCGAGCCCGCCGCGGCCGACCTTCGCTACCGCCTGGGTCTTCCTACTAGCCGCGCTGTGCGGGACCTTTCTCGCCGTCCCAACCCTGCGCTACGACTTCTTCGGTGACGAACTCTATTTCATCGCTGCCGGAGCCCACCGCAGTCTCACCTACGCCGACCAAGGCGTCCTGATACCGCTGGTCGCCCACCTGGCCGACACCGTCGCGCCCGGCTCCGCGCCGATGCTGCGGCTCCCGGCCGTCCTGATGACCGCCGCCGCGGTCGTGATCAGCGCCGCAGTCGCCTACGAACTCGGCGGCTCCCGCACCGCCCAACTGGTCGCGGCCGCCGCCTACGGCATCTCCCCGCTCGCCGCCACCCAGGCCGTGCAACTGAGCACCTTCTCCTTCGACGCCACCCTGCAGGCCGCCCTCATCTGGCTGCTGATCCGCTGGATCCGCACCCGAGACGACCGCCTGCTCATCGCCGTCGGCGTCGTCGCCGCCATCGACCTCCAGGTCAAATGGTTCATCCCCACGATCCTGCTCTGCCTGGCCGCCGGCGTGATCGCCGCGGGCCCGCGCGAACTGCTGTGGCGCCGCGGACTCTGGATCGGCGCGGCCATCTTCGCGGCCTCGGCCCTGCCCGGACTGTGGTGGCAGAACCAGCACGGCTGGCCGGCCCTGGCCATGAGCAAGGTGATCGGCGCCGAACAGGACGCGGCCGGCGGCGGACCACTGGCCTGCCTGCCGCAGATGATCGGCCTGACCGGACTGCTCGGCGGCCTGCTCGCGGCCTGGGCGTTGTGGAGTCTGGCCCGCGAACGCTGGCTGCGGCCCTACCTGTTCATGCTGGTGGCCTCCGGACTGCTGGTCGCCGTCGTACTGTTCGGGCACGGCCGGCCCTACTACACCGCGGGCTTCCTGCCGGTGCTGTTCGGCATCGGCGCGGTCGCCCTGCCGTACTACCGCGGTGAGCGGTTCAACCGGGTGCTGCGGGTGATCGCGCTGCCCGTGATCGGGCTGTCGCTGGTCATCATCACAGCGCTGGTGGCCGCCCTGCCGCAGTCGTCGTCGCGAGTGCACAGCGAGATCCGCACCCAGGCCGACTTCGCCATGCGAACCAGCATCTACGGCTCCTCCGGCTGGTCGGACCTGACCGCGAAGGTCGCCGACGCCTACCGGCGGCTACCGGAGTCGGAGCGCCCGAAAGCGATCATCGCCCAGAACTATTGGCAGGCCGCCGCGATCCAGAACTTCGGACGCGACTACGGCCTGCCGCCCGTCTACAGCCCCAACCGCGGCTTCGGCTACTTCGGGCCGCCGCCGAGCGACATCGGCGCCGTGCTCTATGTCGGCCTCGACAGCACCGAACCGACCCTGGAACGGCAGTTCGGCAGCGTGCGCGCCCTCGACCAGCTGAACGTCCGCAACGGGTTCCCCGGCGTCAACACCGACATCGCGATCTGGATCTGCCGCGGACCCATGCACCCCTGGCCCGACCTGTGGCCGGACATGATGGATCTGCACCTGCCGCTCGGCATCTGAGCCCTACTCGTAGAGGCCTTCCACATGCCAGGCGTTGTTGTAGCCGATCAGCAGTAGCGCGCGCAGGCGCGTCTTGTCCTCCGCGTCCAGCTGCACCTGGGCGCGCGCGGCGAAACCGTCCTCGAAACGATGCGCCCACCAGCGGTCGTCCACCGGCCACGGCCCGGCCCAGCCCGACAGCCGCCAGGAACTGCTCCCCCACCGCAGACGCGCGGGATCGGCGGTGAACATCCCGCGGTCACTCACCCAGATCGGTGTGCCGTTGGCCGCCTCCACCCGCACCTCCGGATGGTGGGTGAGCACCAGCGCGGGCGCCGGCTCAGGCAACCGACCGGGCCACGGCTGAGCCGGATCGGTCTCGGGCACCGGCTCGTCCCCGAGCGTCACCATGGTGATCCGCTCCTCCGGCCCCCGCCCGCCACTGAGCACCCCCATCCGCACGGCGTCCCCGCCCAGCAGACTCTGCACCCGGATCAGCGCCCGCCGAGCCCGCTCCTCGTCCTCCCCGACCCCACCCCACAACCCGAGCTGCAACGCCCCCGCCGACACGACTTCGACGGGCTCCAACCGCAACAGCGTGATGGCCGCATCCGGCCCGGAATCCTCATGGTCGACCGGATCCGGCTCGTACCCGTCGGCCGGCGCGCTGCCGGACCGCCACGCGCCACGCCCGTTCCGATCCGCGCCGCGAGTGGCGCGGTAGGCGCGGGCGCGGTCCAGGGCGCGGTGGGTGAGCCAGCCGTCGAGTTGCCAGCGGATGCGGTCGGCGGTGCTGTCGGGGGTGAGGGGTTCGGCGCAGCGCCAGATGCGCGAGAACTGTTCGCCCGCTTCGGTTTCGGCGTGGATCACCAGGCGGGTGCAGGCCACGGCGGCGGCGGAGAGTTTGGTGTGCAGTTCGGCGGCGAGCATGCGGCCCGCGAAGGCCGCCATGTCGACGCGCTCGATCGGCGGATCGCAGCGCTGCTCCACGGTCAGGTCGGCGGCGGGCAGGCGGGCGGCGGGCGGCCGCTCCGGCACCGCGCGGGCGCACCGGTGCGCGACGATCGCGTCCGCGCCGAACCGCGACGCCACCTCGGCGGGCGTGAGCGCCGCGAAGTCGCCGATCCGGCGCAACCCCAGCCGGTGCAGCAGATCCACCAGTTCGACCCGCCGCGGCGCGGCCAGCACCGGCTCCCCCGCCAACTCCGAGATCGGCATGGGCGCAAGGAATTCCGCCCCTTTGCCGGACGGCACCAGAGCGGCGCGGCGGGCCGCGAAGACCGCCGTGGACAGTTCGTCGGCGATCCCGATCTGGCATTCCACCCCGACCGCCGCCACCGCGTCCACCAGCCGTTCGGCCGCGGCCTCCTCCGACCCGAAGAACCGCGCCGCGCCGCGCGCCGAGAGCGCCAGCATCCCCGGCCGCAGCACCTCCACCCCCGGCACCGTCGCGTCCACGGCCACCACCACCGGTTCGAACAGCCGCGCGTCCCGATCCGGATCATCCTGCGCCACCAGCAGATCCGGGCACCGCCCCTGCGCCTCCCGCTTCCGCAGCCCGCGCCGAATCCCCTCCGCCCGAGCGGTGGCGGTACACGCCACCACCCGATTGGCCGCCAACACCGCCACCGCCCGCGTAGCCTCCGCCCCCGCCTCCGCGGCAGCCGCCACCGCGGGCCAGTCCGGGCACCACACGACCAGCACCCGCCGCGCCTTCACGACCAACCCACTCTCACAGCTCTACCGAATGATCCGAAGCCACTGCCGGGCAAAGCACTACCGCCTCGCAAGGCCGCCTTGCCGCACAGGGTGCCGAGGCCGCTAGGCCGCGGCATGGCTGTCCCCCGCAGCGCGGTCAGGACGCAGCATGGCGCACGAGCCGCGGCAGCTCGGGGGTCGCGGCCGGCTGGGTGGCGTCCGCGGTGGTCACCCATTCGACGCGACCGTCGGCGGGGCTGAGGGAGAGGTGGCCGAGGCGGGGTTGGGCGGAGCGGCCGCGGACGGAGACGTCCAGGCGGACGGTGCGCAGTCGGCCGCAGCCGCGGCCCAGGCCGCTGTAGCCGGCAACCCGGGTGTCGATGTGCAGGGCGGGGCCGGACCAGGAGCCGTTGGTCACCATCAGGGTGGAGTTCTTGCCGCGGGCGCGGGCGGCGAGGACGCGGGCGCGGGACATGGGCACGGACAGACCGTTCAGTCCGAGAACCACCAGGTCCAGCCCATCGAGCAATACCGAGGCAACTTCGAGCGGGTCGGGCCCGGGATCGGAGACCACGGCCAGCCGATCCAGTCGCGCCCCCATCTCGGCGGCGGCCAGCAGACCCAGCCGCGGCAGCCCGACCACGGCGGCGTGCCCGCCGGAACTCGTCACCGCGGCCAGCAGTCCGGAGATCAGCGACCCCGCACCGTTGTAGACGACCACCGATCCCTTGGCCAATCCGCCGTCAGGCAAAAGGTTTTTCGAGCGCGGCCGGCACCGGCAGCGGTTCCCGCCGCGGCTCCTCGGCCACCGGTACGCGCGCCGTCGCCTCGGCCCCGCGCGCCGGGACCGCGGCCATCCGCCGCCGCAATTCCGCCAGCTGTGCCCGCCTGGCCTCCGCACCCATCTATTGACCACCTCTCCCAGTCGACGGGCTGTTGTTGACGCAGAAAACCAAACCTCGGCGCCTGATGAGCCAGCACCGATTCAGCTACCTGACATAATCGAAAGTGTGTTCGATTCACCCAGTAGAACTCGAGTCCCGGGACGCGTCAAGAGTCAGTGGCCCCCGCCACGGCCACACAACCTGTGCGACCTCACCGGCCCGCGGTGCCGGCCTTCTGCAACCGGCTGTGAGATATAAGGAGGCGCGAGCGGGTCGCACGTCGTTTCGTCCGGAAGATCCCCGGACCTCCGAGAATCTCCCCTACTCCCCCATGACCGGAGCGCGGACGAAACGCGGTGTGTCCGTATGGGTCTGGGAGGCAATGTCCGCCTCCGAGCCGCAAGCCCCAGCAAACCCCGGGTTTCGAACCAGGCCAGTCAGGATGGTTTTCCGCTACCCTGCACCCGTGACCGAACGCGCCCGTCCCATTGTCGGCCCCGATTATCTGGTGGCCGGCCGCTACCGACTGCAATCCAAGCTCGGCGGTGGTGGCATGGGCGCCGTATGGCTGGCCACCGATCGGCTGCTGCACCGTGATGTCGCCATCAAGCAGGTCCTCACCACGCAGGGCCTGAGTGAGGAAGAGGCGCGCGAGGTCCGCAGCCGGATCATGCACGAGGGCCGGGTGGCGGCCAAGCTGTCGCACGAGCACGCCATCGCCGTGTACGACGTGGTGCTGGAGGCCGGTGAACCCTGGCTGGTGATGGAGTACCTGCCGTCGCGCAGTGTCGCCAAAGCCCTTGCGCTGGTGGATCAGCTGTCCCCGGTCGAGGTGGCGCAGATCGGCGCGCAGGTCGCCGACGCGCTGGCCGCCGCGCACGTCGCGGGCATCGTGCACCGCGACATCAAGCCCGGCAATATCCTGGTCGCCGACCGCGGCGACGAGGTCGGCATGGTGAAGCTCTCCGACTTCGGCATCTCCAGCGGCGCCAACGACACCAGCGAGGAGATCGGCGACGTCATCACCGGCACCCCCGCCTACCTGCCGCCGGAGGTCGCCCGCGGCGCCCGCCCCACCACCGCCAGCGACGTATTCTCGCTCGGCGCAACGCTGTACACCGCAATCGAGGGCCGGCCGCCCTACGGTTTCGACGAGGACAGCAATGTCATCGTGGAGCGCGCCGCGATGGCCCAGATCACCCCGCCCGCCCGCAGCGGCCCGCTCACCGAGGTGCTGCTGCACATGATGGAGCCCGCCCCGCAGCGCCGCCCCACCATGACCGAGGCCCGCAACGAGATCCTCACCGCCGCTTTCGGTCCCGGCACCGCGCCCTACATCCTGAACGCGCCGGTCCGCACCGAGGACGGGACGATTCCGGCGTGGGCGGCCCGCAATTCCGCGGCCGGCCTGCGCAGCCCCAACTCCAGCCCGCTGCCCCGCCCGCAGCGCACGACCCCCGCGGCTCCGGTTGCGGCGCAACCCAAGTCGAAGGGCCTGGACTTCGATTTCAGCAAGCTGGGCCCGAACGCGGGCCCGCTCGCGGTGGCGATCGGCCTGCTCATCGGCCTGCTGATCATCATCGTGATCCTGATCGCACTGTAACCGCCTCCCCGCGACTGCCGCTCCGCCTCCCCGCGCGGCGCACGGCTGAGAGCCGTTGGAGTTGGGAACGCGTGCCGGCGGTTGAGAGCCGAACCGATTTCGGACGTCCCCGGGGAGTTACCCCGACCGTTACGAAATCAGTTGTCGCCTTGGCTGATCGTCAGTCGATGCGGCGGCGGTGCGCCCAGCGCGTGAGCGCGTTCCGGTTGGACTGCTGGGTCTTGCGCAGCACGTTCGAGGCGTGCGTCTCCACCGTCTTCACCGAGATGAACAGCGTCTCGGCGATCTCGCGGTAGGTGTAGCCGCGCGCCAGCAGTCGCAGCACTTCCAGTTCACGCGGGGTCAGCGAATCCAGTTCCGGATCCAGTGGCGGTTCGGGCACCTGCGACTTGCCGGTGAACGAGTCGAGCACGAACCCGGCCAGCCGCGGCGAGAACACGGCGTCCCCGCCCGACACCCGGCGAATCCCGTCGGCCAGCTCCGGCCCCGAAATCGTCTTGGTGACGTACCCGCGCGCGCCCGCCCGGATCACCGCGATCACGTCCTCGGCCGCATCGGAGACGCTGAGCGCCAGGCACACCGGCCCGGCGTCGATGCCCTGCAATACCGCGACCCCGCCGCCATCGGGCATGTGCACGTCGAGCAGCACCACGTCCGGCGCGGTCGCCTTGATCCCGGCGATGGCCTCGCCGACCCCGCCCGCCTCGCCGACCACTTCCATATCGGATTCGCGGCTCAGCTCCGCCCGCACCCCGGACCGGAACACGGCATGGTCGTCGACCAGAAAGACCCGGACGCTCACCTAGTTCTCCTCACCTGACGAACCCCTGCCCACATCGGTACCACAATCCCCGGCCCCCGGCCGCTCGTCCCGGGCTCATGCCTGGGCGGCGTCCTCGGGGGCGTCGGTCTGCACCACCAGCCGCTCGTCGCCACCGTCCTTGCGCGGCATGAAGATTCGCACCTCGGTGCCGTTGCCGGGCGCGGACTTGATCTCCACGTGCCCGCCGCGGCGGTCGATGCGCGCGTGAATGGATTTGGCCACGCCCTGGCGGTCCTTGGACACCGAGTCCGGGTCGAAACCCTTGCCGCGGTCGCGCACGAACACGCTCACCTGGTGTGGTTCCACCTCGGCGTACAGGTCGATGGTCGGCACCCCGGCATGCTTGGCCGCATTGACCAGCGCCTCCCGGGTGGCGCCCAGCACCGCGGTGAAATGTTCCTTGGGCAAACCGATTCCGCTGTCGTCGAGGTCCATGGACACGTCGCCCACGGTGACGGGGGTGACCTTCACACCCCGTGCTGGTCCTCCACTTCGCCGGCGATGGTGCGCAGCGCGGCGGCCAGACTGGACTGCGCGGGCCCGGCGTCCTCGAACAGCCACTTGCGTAGTTCGCGTTCCTGGCTGCGGGCCAGCCGCACCACTTCCTGCGGATCGTCGGCCTGCCGCTGGATCAACGCCAGCGTCTGCAGCACCGAATCGTGCAGGTGCGAGGCGATCTCCTCGCGCTCGTCATTGCGAATCCGCGCCGCCCGTTCGGAATTCAGCGCCCGCACCATGCGCAGCCACAGCGGCACGGTCAGCAGCCCGGCCCCCACCAGCGTCACCGCGACCGCCAGCAGCGCCGACCCGAGTGAACTCAGATTGATCCGCCCCAGCACCACCACGCCCAGCCCGACCACGATGAGCGTGGCCCCGCCGACGATCCGCGCCCACGTCACCACCGACGGTTTCGCGGGCAGCCCGATCACCGATCGAGGCCCGTCCGCATCGAATTCGCGCCACACCAGCGCCGCGCCGATGGCGACCACGATGACCGGCCCGACCACATGCGCGGCAGTCCCGTTGAACACCCACGCGGTGGCAACCGACAGCGCCATGCCCAGCAGGGCCAATCCGATGGCCTGCCGCCGCTCCGACCCCGTCGGCGGGGCCGCGTCACCGCCGCCCGGCGTAAAGATCCACAGCATGCCGTAGGCGACGATCCCGGCCCCGGCCAGCGCGGACAGCAGCACGAACGCCACCCGCACCTTGAAGACGTCGATCCCGAGGTGATCCGCGATCCCGCCCGCCACCCCACCGACCACGCGCCCACCGGTCCGCCGCACCAGCTTGGGCTGGGTCACGGAGGTGACCGCCCCGCGGGCAGGGTCGTACAAGGGCGCGGACGGGTACATGCCTCGATACTGGCACGGGTCTCCGAAACCCGGCATCGGGAAACACCCCGATTCGACCCCTGAGCCGGTCCCGGCCCGGAATCGACCCGCACGGCGGCTCCCGGAACTGCTCACCGGCCCGCGCCGCAGCTCCTACACTGCTCATCACCCGCGCGGCCGCGCCGACATTGCTCATCACCCGCGCGGCGGGCCCACTGAATCATCGGCCCCGCGCGGCGACCTCGGCACCGCCCATCACCCCACGCGGCGACCCCCGGCACCGCTCATAGGCCCCGCGCGGCGGCTCCTGGATTCGCTCAGTCGGCGGCCAGTAGGTCGCGCTCCCACGGGCTGATCGCGACGTCCGCCTCCTCGATGACGGCTCTGGCTTGTTGGAGGGCGAAGTGCGCTTCGTCGGCTCGGCCGGTATCCCGGAGGGCGGCTGCCAGTATCAGCAGGGATCGGCCTTCGATGCCGCGTCCGCCCCATTCCGCGGCGATGATCGCTTCCCGGGCCGCGGTTTCGGCGGCGGCGGGGTCCCCGGCCAGCAGGCAGGCGCGGGCCAGCAGCATCCGGGTCCAGCCTTGGATGGAGCGCGCTCCCGATTGGCCGGCCAGCTGAACTCCCTTGGCGCACAGGCTCACCGCGTCGGCGCGGCTGCCGCGGCCGGTGTCGAACACCGTACTGCCGAGCAGGGACAGGCAGCCGGCTTCGAAGTGGAGCATGCCCGCGTTTCGAGCCATGGTGTACGCCCGCTGTGCTGCGGTATAGGCGTCTTCCGCCGCCCCGATCCACAGGAAGCTGTAGCCGGCGAAGTAGTCGGCGCCGAATCCGAC from Nocardia tengchongensis includes:
- a CDS encoding SDR family NAD(P)-dependent oxidoreductase, whose protein sequence is MSDHSDDNGTGYLARRRARRDLTGKHVVITGASSGIGRSAALAAAQKGALVILLARRADELSTVVDEIAAAGGAAFGYPCDITDQDSVDRTIEAILAAHGHVDMLVNNAGRSIRRAVHRSTGRMHDFERTMAVNYFGAVRMTLGLLPGMRERKDGHIVNISSAGVQVATPRFAAYLASKAALDKFAEVTAAEMRASNITFTTIHMPLVRTPMITPSGDQGTGTQSPEWAAALIIRALTERPRRIDVPLGTLAEYGNLVAPGIKERVLHRYYRAIPDSPAAKGEAVTEPETTDVEIIAPQRHRRSVPPAVRATGTALRRAARLVPGTHW
- a CDS encoding sucrase ferredoxin; this translates as MTGFEGLSCSAAALEVPLPGSATRITGWLCVEQSGAWGRDVIGDQVLGPDITPELAARTKAAHVRPTLIRRPGRHEFTGARTVLLASSRPEGSWCERLEITDLRELLDLDLHLLNGPAPGIGAAVTDPLVLVCAHGKRDQCCALLGRPIAASLAAAHPDRVWECSHTGGHRFAPAVIVLPTGLTYGRLDEDSAHTMLAAADKGEVSLTGLRGRSCYTPVEQVAEVAVRQRIADATFTRVTAPGDSSGRTTASGDTDPAAGIDDLTVEPAAGDAEHSTDPTTFAGAALVTHRDGRRWLVTTRTAAYSPRQASCGARPKPATAVVLDRLRQLD
- a CDS encoding YdeI family protein yields the protein MSTSERPTLWFPDEPSFRDWLSANHAAVDGIWLKFAKQGSAYASLDYDGALRQALCFGWIDGQSRKLDDDFFVMGFTPRRRRSQWSQRNVGLAGELIESGLMHPAGQAEVDQAKEDGRWDNAVGRDLPRDFLDALARYPDAAAFFETLPTQSRLAVGYHLGSAVRPETRQRRLEQVIAKLIDGKPL
- a CDS encoding alpha/beta fold hydrolase → MSIAYRDSGATGGHLYSDTPVLLVHGLGGDGHTWDRFAAQLVRRGRRVIIPDLRGHGRSAHTASYLLPEFANDVLHLCDRLGLDTVDLVGHSLGGYASSWVAMQRPELVRRLVIEEQPLPLRSGDEQLSLTRRFPTIPELWHATTSVIRHPRAVLAFDRSMTGTMFEQFRKPYPEWWEGLSDITAPTLFLRGGPGGMVDPGKLEQLRAGLADCTVRAFDCGHSIHRDSYPAFEAEVLPFLGH
- a CDS encoding glycosyltransferase family 39 protein, translated to MVLNAAAPAVELDEPSPPRPTFATAWVFLLAALCGTFLAVPTLRYDFFGDELYFIAAGAHRSLTYADQGVLIPLVAHLADTVAPGSAPMLRLPAVLMTAAAVVISAAVAYELGGSRTAQLVAAAAYGISPLAATQAVQLSTFSFDATLQAALIWLLIRWIRTRDDRLLIAVGVVAAIDLQVKWFIPTILLCLAAGVIAAGPRELLWRRGLWIGAAIFAASALPGLWWQNQHGWPALAMSKVIGAEQDAAGGGPLACLPQMIGLTGLLGGLLAAWALWSLARERWLRPYLFMLVASGLLVAVVLFGHGRPYYTAGFLPVLFGIGAVALPYYRGERFNRVLRVIALPVIGLSLVIITALVAALPQSSSRVHSEIRTQADFAMRTSIYGSSGWSDLTAKVADAYRRLPESERPKAIIAQNYWQAAAIQNFGRDYGLPPVYSPNRGFGYFGPPPSDIGAVLYVGLDSTEPTLERQFGSVRALDQLNVRNGFPGVNTDIAIWICRGPMHPWPDLWPDMMDLHLPLGI
- a CDS encoding DNA polymerase Y family protein — translated: MKARRVLVVWCPDWPAVAAAAEAGAEATRAVAVLAANRVVACTATARAEGIRRGLRKREAQGRCPDLLVAQDDPDRDARLFEPVVVAVDATVPGVEVLRPGMLALSARGAARFFGSEEAAAERLVDAVAAVGVECQIGIADELSTAVFAARRAALVPSGKGAEFLAPMPISELAGEPVLAAPRRVELVDLLHRLGLRRIGDFAALTPAEVASRFGADAIVAHRCARAVPERPPAARLPAADLTVEQRCDPPIERVDMAAFAGRMLAAELHTKLSAAAVACTRLVIHAETEAGEQFSRIWRCAEPLTPDSTADRIRWQLDGWLTHRALDRARAYRATRGADRNGRGAWRSGSAPADGYEPDPVDHEDSGPDAAITLLRLEPVEVVSAGALQLGLWGGVGEDEERARRALIRVQSLLGGDAVRMGVLSGGRGPEERITMVTLGDEPVPETDPAQPWPGRLPEPAPALVLTHHPEVRVEAANGTPIWVSDRGMFTADPARLRWGSSSWRLSGWAGPWPVDDRWWAHRFEDGFAARAQVQLDAEDKTRLRALLLIGYNNAWHVEGLYE